A single genomic interval of Chiloscyllium punctatum isolate Juve2018m chromosome 35, sChiPun1.3, whole genome shotgun sequence harbors:
- the LOC140459570 gene encoding probable G-protein coupled receptor 139: protein MRDLVRTVRKIFYLVLGVIGFPVNLATVGILLRGNCGLSSCSRFYLLAMAVVDLLVVIIEIILKRIKHDFFPRSFLDITPVCSVHAVLRRLLIDCSVWFTIAFTFDRYVTICCEKLKIKYCTQKTATVVLTTIGCLFFLKNIPVYFRFVPYKIIGNVPWYCWNSDAYYYDPVWRAFSNFEKIVTPIFPFFLILFLNALTVKHILVASRVRKALKCQSNGENSSDSEMESRRQCIILLFVISGNFIILWLLYILYYFDIDDPLDRDGKYAFERVAYMLRNLNCCTNTIVYVASLSKFREKLRNPLEAIFA, encoded by the coding sequence TCAATTTAGCGACGGTCGGAATCCTACTTCGGGGTAACTGTGGTCTCTCATCCTGCAGCCGGTTCTATCTGCTGGCCATGGCAGTGGTGGATCTATTGGTCGTTATCATTGAGATCATACTCAAAAGAATCAAACATGATTTTTTCCCACGATCATTCTTGGACATTACCCCTGTGTGTTCTGTTCACGCTGTTCTGCGCCGTCTACTCatagactgttctgtctggttcaccatcgctttcacctttgatcgatatgTCACCATTTGTTGtgagaaactgaaaattaaataCTGCACTCAAAAAACTGCAACTGTCGTTCTCACAACAATCGGCTGTCTGTTTTTTCTAAAAAATATTCCTGTCTACTTCAGGTTTGTACCATATAAGATCATTGGCAATGTACCATGGTACTGTTGGAATTCAGATGCATACTATTATGACCCTGTGTGGAGAGCATTTAGCAACTTTGAGAAGATTGTAACACCAATATTCCCTTTCTTTTTAATCCTGTTCCTCAACGCTCTGACAGTCAAACACATTTTAGTGGCCAGTCGAGTTCGGAAAGCTCTGAAGTGTCAGAGTAATGGAGAAAATTCTAGTGACTCAGAGATGGAGAGTAGAAGGCAGTGTATCATTTTACTTTTCGTCATTTCTGGAAACTTCATAATTTTGTGGCTGTTATATATTTTATATTATTTCGATATTGATGATCCTTTAGATAGGGATGGGAAATATGCATTTGAAAGAGTTGCATACATGCTGCGAAATTTGAATTGCTGTACGAACACCATTGTCTATGTGGCATCACTGTCCAAGTTCAGAGAGAAGCTCAGGAACCCACTGGAAGCTATTTTtgcttga